A single Terriglobales bacterium DNA region contains:
- a CDS encoding TonB-dependent receptor, with protein MRCIFAFCGIAIMLLSGEASATIFGSIRGLIHDPQHRPVQGAQVTLSAANSAWTKSGSSDDSGSFRFDAVPIGEYKVTVTKPGFDSVTQTVVVKSDSEPILHFQLYLPKLSETVNVSGEPEAAQTAESATPSTLVNRIDVQRTPGADRTNSLAIITNFVPGSYMVHDQLHVRGGHQVSWLIDGVQVPNTNIASNVGPQFDPKDIDYLEVQRGSYEAQYGDRTYGVFNVVPRTGFERNNQAELVTTFGNFKQTNDQINFGSHSERFAYYGSLNGNRTDLGLETPVGKIIHDAANGYGGFGSFIYNINQANQLRLVTSARRDYYQVPNTPEQEATGIRDGQHEGDAFVNFSWVRTFGSGVLLTVSPFYHHNSANFDGGANDFPVSTTDHHTSEYAGGQATLSASLWRNDVQAGFYGFGQRDNQFLGLTFNDNSSPDLRERQKIAGSVEAVFLEDKFKVTPWLTVLGGVRQTHFSGAIVENATSPRVGASLRVPYLNWVFRGFYGKFYQPPPLITASGPLLQFVNSQNLGFIPLHGEQDEEHQFGVTIPFKNWTLDTDYFRTRARNYFDHNSVGNSNIFFPLTIDGALIRGWETTLRSPRIGGRAQIHLAYSNQIAQGRGGISGGLTDFSPPAGFFLLDHNQRHTLNVGADISLPWRTFASTNVYYGSGFALEDGPPDHLPGHTTVDLSLGKEFGERLALSVNALNVANRHLLIDNSLTFGGSHYNNPREIYVELRYRFKY; from the coding sequence ATGCGATGCATCTTCGCGTTCTGCGGAATAGCGATCATGTTGTTGTCGGGAGAAGCAAGCGCGACCATTTTCGGTAGCATTCGTGGCCTGATACACGACCCGCAACATCGGCCAGTTCAGGGCGCACAAGTCACCCTGAGCGCGGCGAACTCCGCGTGGACGAAGTCAGGCAGCAGCGACGATTCGGGGAGCTTTCGTTTTGACGCGGTGCCGATTGGTGAGTACAAGGTCACGGTGACGAAACCGGGATTTGATTCGGTTACACAGACGGTTGTCGTCAAGTCAGACAGCGAGCCGATCCTACATTTTCAGCTCTACCTGCCCAAGCTGTCGGAAACTGTGAACGTCTCTGGCGAACCGGAAGCGGCCCAAACCGCCGAATCCGCGACTCCTTCGACGCTGGTGAATCGAATTGATGTTCAGCGCACTCCCGGGGCGGACCGCACTAATAGCCTGGCAATCATCACCAATTTCGTTCCCGGATCCTACATGGTGCACGACCAATTGCACGTTCGGGGCGGCCATCAGGTGAGCTGGCTGATTGATGGGGTACAGGTCCCCAACACCAATATTGCCAGCAACGTGGGGCCGCAATTCGATCCGAAAGACATTGACTACCTTGAGGTGCAGCGCGGCAGTTATGAGGCGCAGTACGGTGACCGGACTTATGGCGTATTTAATGTGGTGCCCCGCACCGGCTTCGAGCGGAATAACCAGGCCGAGCTGGTTACAACATTCGGCAACTTCAAGCAGACCAACGACCAAATTAATTTCGGTAGCCACAGCGAGCGCTTTGCTTATTACGGCAGCCTGAACGGGAACCGAACCGACCTGGGTCTTGAAACTCCAGTTGGCAAAATCATTCACGATGCTGCAAACGGATACGGTGGGTTTGGCAGCTTTATTTACAACATCAACCAGGCCAATCAGCTGCGATTAGTTACGTCAGCGCGTCGCGACTACTATCAGGTGCCGAATACGCCAGAGCAGGAAGCCACGGGCATCCGCGACGGGCAACACGAGGGCGATGCCTTCGTTAACTTTTCCTGGGTGAGGACCTTCGGTTCAGGAGTCCTGTTGACGGTGTCGCCTTTCTATCACCACAACAGCGCCAATTTCGACGGTGGAGCGAATGACTTCCCGGTCAGCACCACCGATCACCATACGTCAGAATATGCCGGAGGCCAGGCCACGCTGAGCGCCAGCTTATGGCGCAACGATGTGCAGGCCGGGTTTTACGGATTTGGCCAGCGCGATAATCAATTCTTAGGTTTGACGTTCAATGACAACAGCAGTCCCGATCTGCGGGAGCGCCAGAAGATTGCCGGAAGTGTTGAAGCCGTATTTCTGGAGGACAAATTTAAGGTCACGCCCTGGCTGACAGTCTTGGGGGGTGTGCGTCAGACTCATTTCTCCGGCGCAATTGTGGAGAACGCAACCAGCCCGAGGGTGGGCGCTTCCCTGCGGGTCCCTTATCTGAACTGGGTGTTCAGAGGATTCTACGGGAAGTTCTACCAACCGCCTCCTCTGATCACAGCCTCAGGCCCGCTGCTCCAGTTTGTGAACAGCCAGAACCTGGGGTTCATCCCGCTCCATGGAGAGCAAGATGAAGAACACCAATTCGGGGTGACAATTCCGTTCAAAAACTGGACTCTTGACACGGACTATTTCCGGACGCGTGCCCGCAACTATTTCGACCACAACAGTGTGGGCAACTCCAATATTTTCTTTCCGCTGACCATTGATGGGGCTTTGATTCGGGGGTGGGAAACGACCTTACGCTCGCCCCGAATTGGGGGCCGTGCCCAAATTCATCTGGCATATTCCAATCAAATTGCCCAAGGCCGTGGAGGAATCAGCGGGGGGCTGACTGACTTTTCCCCGCCCGCAGGCTTCTTTCTACTCGACCACAACCAGCGGCACACGCTCAACGTGGGCGCGGACATTAGTCTGCCGTGGCGAACCTTCGCTTCGACGAACGTGTACTACGGCTCCGGATTTGCCCTGGAGGACGGTCCGCCCGACCACTTGCCTGGCCACACGACGGTGGACCTTTCTCTGGGCAAGGAGTTCGGAGAGAGACTGGCACTTTCGGTGAACGCGTTGAACGTGGCGAACCGGCACCTGTTGATAGACAACAGCTTGACCTTTGGGGGAAGCCACTACAACAATCCGCGGGAGATTTATGTGGAGCTGCGCTACCGGTTCAAGTACTAG
- a CDS encoding thioredoxin domain-containing protein: MKSLAIYLVAIIAVPLLMAVMALAAGPQDTSALHPPKGAKVAIVVFEDLQCPQCARTAPLLEQAAKTYKIPVVRHDFPLPKHNWSYDAAILARYFDTHSVKVGNEFRDAVFANQIDITPQNLRAFAEKFASEHKVDLPFVVDPQGELAAKVNADRTLGNRVGIDHTPTVYIVTDKASGTPFVEVKDNTQLFQTIDSMKRD, translated from the coding sequence ATGAAGTCGCTTGCTATTTATCTAGTCGCAATAATCGCTGTGCCCCTGCTGATGGCGGTGATGGCGCTGGCCGCTGGTCCCCAGGACACTTCTGCGCTCCATCCGCCCAAGGGGGCAAAGGTCGCCATTGTGGTTTTCGAGGACCTGCAATGCCCGCAGTGCGCCCGGACGGCGCCGCTGCTGGAGCAGGCGGCAAAGACCTACAAGATTCCGGTGGTGCGCCACGATTTCCCGCTGCCCAAGCATAATTGGTCTTACGATGCTGCGATCCTCGCCCGCTACTTCGATACTCATTCGGTAAAAGTGGGGAATGAATTCCGCGACGCGGTGTTTGCGAACCAGATTGACATCACCCCGCAGAACCTGCGCGCATTCGCCGAAAAATTTGCCAGCGAGCACAAGGTTGACCTTCCTTTTGTGGTTGATCCGCAGGGCGAGCTGGCGGCAAAAGTGAATGCCGATCGCACTTTGGGAAATCGAGTCGGCATTGATCACACGCCTACGGTTTACATCGTGACCGACAAAGCCTCAGGCACCCCGTTCGTTGAAGTGAAGGACAACACCCAGCTCTTCCAGACCATAGACAGCATGAAGCGGGACTAG
- a CDS encoding amidase, with protein sequence MAVCSSIGLGSTLFPGVLWGMSQESSSPAATPGPQPSPSPTPKKITAEMIAGAAAIAGVTIEDSQKQLMLSLLNDQLKAYEKIRELHLPNDVQMALIFNPVLPGMSFERQTRPMRLGRITVARAPRNLEDVAFASARELGELVRTRKVSSSALTYMYLERLKRYDPLLKYMITYTEDRARVQAREADREIAAGKYRGPLHGLPWGAKDLLAVKGYPTTWGAAGFEHQQINQDATVVQRLDAAGAVLLGKTTLGALANGDVWFGGKTRNPWNPAEGSSGSSAGSASATAAGCMAFGIGSETLGSISSPSSRCGTTGLRPTFGRVPRSGGMALTWSMDHLGPICRSVEDCAIVMRAINGPDGHDRSTLNVPFNWDATLGPKTVRVGYIKADFEGKFKPDTESEQGMTAQEKAERATFLERRRKDVAFLQSALARFPQLGIKPVPIELPNLPVDELQIILLAESGAAFDELTRTGRDKLLTAQAKDDWPNVWRAARFIPAVDYVNANRARTLWMEKMAEIFKNVDVLLASSDSDQLTITNLTGHPALILPNGFREDGTPSSLTFLGNLFGEEKLLAVAKAYQDLTGFHLKHPPLRA encoded by the coding sequence CCGCTGAGATGATCGCCGGCGCAGCCGCCATCGCAGGCGTGACCATAGAAGACAGCCAAAAGCAGCTCATGCTCAGCCTACTGAATGATCAGCTGAAGGCCTACGAGAAGATCCGCGAGCTCCACCTGCCAAACGACGTGCAGATGGCCCTGATTTTCAATCCCGTGCTGCCGGGCATGAGCTTCGAACGTCAAACCCGGCCCATGCGGCTGGGCCGTATCACGGTGGCAAGGGCTCCGCGCAACCTGGAGGATGTCGCCTTCGCCAGCGCCCGCGAACTGGGCGAACTGGTTCGCACCCGGAAGGTTTCTTCCTCGGCGCTCACTTATATGTATCTTGAGCGCTTGAAGCGCTACGACCCGCTGCTGAAATACATGATCACTTACACCGAAGATCGAGCGCGGGTGCAGGCGCGTGAAGCTGACCGCGAAATCGCAGCCGGTAAGTACCGCGGTCCTTTGCACGGCTTGCCCTGGGGCGCCAAAGATCTACTGGCCGTGAAGGGCTATCCGACCACCTGGGGCGCTGCGGGCTTCGAACATCAGCAGATCAACCAAGACGCCACCGTGGTGCAGCGACTGGATGCAGCGGGCGCAGTGTTGCTGGGCAAAACCACACTCGGCGCCCTGGCTAACGGCGACGTGTGGTTCGGCGGCAAGACCCGTAATCCGTGGAACCCCGCGGAAGGATCCAGCGGCTCATCCGCGGGATCGGCTTCGGCCACTGCTGCCGGCTGCATGGCATTCGGGATTGGCTCTGAAACTCTGGGCTCGATTTCGTCGCCTTCTTCGCGCTGCGGTACTACCGGCCTGCGTCCCACTTTCGGTCGCGTTCCCCGCAGCGGGGGCATGGCGCTCACCTGGAGCATGGACCACCTCGGCCCGATATGCCGGTCGGTGGAAGATTGCGCCATCGTCATGCGCGCCATCAACGGCCCGGATGGTCACGATCGCAGCACGCTGAACGTGCCCTTTAACTGGGATGCCACTCTGGGTCCGAAAACCGTACGCGTCGGATACATCAAGGCCGACTTCGAAGGCAAGTTCAAACCTGACACAGAAAGCGAACAGGGCATGACTGCACAGGAAAAGGCTGAGCGCGCAACCTTCCTCGAGCGCCGGCGAAAGGATGTGGCCTTCCTGCAGTCAGCCCTCGCTCGTTTTCCGCAGCTTGGCATCAAGCCCGTTCCCATCGAGCTGCCCAACTTACCGGTGGACGAGCTGCAAATCATTTTGCTGGCAGAATCGGGAGCGGCTTTTGACGAACTGACTCGCACCGGCCGCGACAAACTGCTCACCGCGCAAGCCAAAGATGACTGGCCCAACGTTTGGCGCGCTGCGCGCTTTATTCCTGCGGTGGACTACGTCAACGCAAACCGCGCGCGCACGCTATGGATGGAGAAAATGGCGGAGATTTTCAAGAACGTTGACGTGCTGCTGGCGTCCAGTGATTCCGATCAGCTAACCATCACGAACCTTACCGGCCATCCGGCGCTGATTCTGCCCAATGGCTTCCGCGAGGATGGCACACCGTCAAGCCTGACTTTCCTCGGCAATTTATTCGGAGAAGAAAAGCTGCTAGCTGTGGCTAAAGCCTATCAGGACCTGACCGGCTTTCACCTGAAGCATCCGCCGCTGCGGGCCTAG